A region of Streptomyces cinnamoneus DNA encodes the following proteins:
- a CDS encoding GlsB/YeaQ/YmgE family stress response membrane protein gives MEISGIISAIVIGAIIGVLGRLVVPGRQHIGVFTTILIGIAAALVGALIAHALGVDDTKGVDWIEWLIQIGLAALGVVAVDRARARH, from the coding sequence ATGGAAATCTCAGGAATTATCAGTGCGATCGTGATCGGGGCGATCATCGGCGTCCTCGGTCGCCTGGTCGTGCCCGGGCGGCAGCACATCGGGGTGTTCACGACGATCCTGATCGGCATCGCGGCGGCCCTCGTCGGCGCCCTCATCGCCCACGCGCTCGGCGTGGACGACACCAAGGGCGTCGACTGGATCGAATGGCTCATCCAGATCGGTCTGGCGGCCCTGGGGGTCGTCGCCGTCGACCGGGCCAGGGCCCGGCACTGA
- a CDS encoding glutaminase, whose protein sequence is MDYQAVLEEVAAFAQPLVGRGQVADYIPALAEVDTGHFGMAVADVDGGVYGVGDWERPFSVQSISKAFSLALVLAEGGDKIWERVGTEPSGNPFNSLVQLEYEHGIPRNPFINAGALVVTDRLQTLTGDASTTMLEFLRAESGNPDVSFDATVAKSESEHGDRNAALAHFMASYGNLDNPVSTVLEHYFWQCSIEMSCRDLALAAGFLARHGLRADGTRLLPRREAKQVNAVMLTCGTYDAAGDFAYRVGLPGKSGVGGGIVAVIPGRCTLCVWSPGLDARGNSVAGVAALDHFTSLTGWSVF, encoded by the coding sequence GTGGACTACCAGGCCGTACTCGAAGAGGTCGCCGCCTTCGCGCAGCCGCTGGTCGGTCGCGGGCAGGTCGCCGACTACATTCCGGCCCTGGCCGAGGTGGACACCGGCCACTTCGGCATGGCCGTCGCGGACGTCGACGGCGGGGTGTACGGCGTGGGCGACTGGGAGCGGCCCTTCTCCGTGCAGTCCATCTCCAAGGCCTTCAGCCTCGCGCTGGTGCTGGCGGAGGGCGGCGACAAGATCTGGGAACGGGTGGGCACCGAGCCGTCCGGCAACCCCTTCAACTCGCTGGTCCAGCTGGAGTACGAGCACGGCATCCCGCGTAATCCGTTCATCAACGCCGGCGCGCTGGTCGTGACCGACCGCCTCCAGACGCTGACCGGTGACGCCAGCACCACGATGCTGGAGTTCCTGCGGGCCGAGAGCGGGAACCCGGACGTCTCCTTCGACGCGACCGTCGCCAAGTCGGAGTCCGAGCACGGCGACCGCAACGCCGCCCTGGCCCACTTCATGGCCAGCTACGGCAATCTCGACAACCCCGTGTCCACGGTCCTGGAGCACTACTTCTGGCAGTGCTCCATCGAGATGAGCTGCCGTGACCTGGCCCTCGCGGCCGGCTTCCTGGCCCGGCACGGGCTCCGCGCCGACGGCACGCGGCTGCTGCCGCGGCGGGAGGCGAAGCAGGTCAACGCCGTCATGCTGACCTGTGGGACGTACGACGCCGCGGGCGACTTCGCCTACCGCGTGGGGCTCCCCGGCAAGAGCGGCGTGGGCGGCGGCATCGTCGCCGTCATACCGGGCCGCTGCACCCTGTGCGTGTGGAGCCCGGGCCTGGACGCCCGCGGCAACTCCGTGGCCGGCGTCGCCGCCCTGGACCACTTCACCTCACTGACCGGATGGTCTGTCTTCTGA
- a CDS encoding LCP family protein: protein MTGRRGKSRRHRRMRIVTVVAVSFLVLLTAGAGWLYLRLNGNISTFDADGLSKNRPDAAAAGQNVLVIGSDSRAGDNSRLGGGEGDVGRSDTAFLLHVYDDREHAVAVSIPRDTLVDIPPCRLPDGGWTEERRHVMFNSAFSVGDTVKGNPACTQNTVERLTGLRVDHTVVVDFAGFSSMTSAVGGVEVCVPSDVYAGDLNPHLGRRGDLLFAKGRQHVSGQRALDYVRVRHGIGDGSDIGRIQRQQAFVSAMIKKVRSQGFNPGTLLPLADAATKSMTVDPGLGSAQKMLSFAMSLKKVDLRDMKFVTLPWRYDGNRVAIVQPEADALWAALKADRPLGGADPGPGRPSPSATPAAESVSGDGVKVYVLNGTDVSGLAARAAASLEGHGFTVTGTATARGRDAATTVIEFGPGEAAGARTLARLFPGAYVRGTAGSGVALTLGRDYAAAPAASPSTGPSSAAPSGTPAPGLLSADALEKPRSADDDPCANLSFG from the coding sequence ATGACGGGCAGGCGAGGCAAGTCCAGGCGGCACCGGCGGATGCGGATCGTCACCGTCGTCGCGGTCTCGTTCCTGGTGCTGCTGACCGCCGGCGCGGGCTGGCTGTATCTCAGACTCAACGGGAACATCAGCACGTTCGACGCGGACGGCCTCTCGAAGAACCGCCCCGACGCCGCGGCCGCCGGGCAGAACGTCCTGGTCATCGGCTCCGACTCGCGGGCGGGTGACAACAGCCGGCTCGGCGGCGGCGAAGGCGACGTGGGCCGCTCCGACACGGCCTTCCTGCTGCACGTCTACGACGACCGCGAGCACGCGGTCGCCGTCTCCATCCCCCGCGACACGCTGGTGGACATCCCTCCGTGCAGGCTGCCCGACGGCGGTTGGACGGAGGAGCGGCGGCATGTGATGTTCAACTCCGCGTTCTCCGTGGGGGATACGGTCAAGGGGAATCCCGCCTGCACCCAGAACACCGTCGAGCGGCTGACGGGTCTGCGCGTGGACCACACGGTCGTCGTGGACTTCGCGGGCTTCTCCTCGATGACCTCCGCCGTGGGCGGCGTCGAGGTGTGCGTGCCGTCCGACGTCTACGCGGGCGACCTCAACCCCCACCTCGGCCGGCGCGGCGACCTCCTCTTCGCCAAGGGGCGGCAGCACGTCTCGGGCCAGCGGGCGCTGGACTACGTCCGGGTGCGGCACGGGATCGGCGACGGCTCGGACATAGGGCGCATACAGCGGCAGCAGGCGTTCGTCTCCGCCATGATCAAGAAGGTGCGGTCCCAGGGCTTCAACCCGGGCACGCTGCTGCCGCTCGCGGACGCGGCCACCAAGTCGATGACCGTCGACCCCGGGCTGGGCTCGGCCCAGAAGATGCTGTCGTTCGCGATGTCCCTCAAGAAGGTCGACCTGCGCGACATGAAGTTCGTGACGCTGCCCTGGCGCTATGACGGCAACCGCGTGGCGATCGTCCAGCCCGAAGCGGACGCCCTGTGGGCGGCGCTGAAGGCGGATCGTCCCCTCGGCGGCGCGGACCCCGGGCCGGGGCGGCCGTCGCCCTCGGCCACGCCCGCCGCCGAGAGCGTCTCCGGCGACGGGGTGAAGGTGTACGTCCTCAACGGCACCGACGTCTCCGGGCTCGCCGCCCGGGCCGCCGCCTCGCTGGAGGGGCACGGCTTCACCGTCACCGGGACGGCCACGGCGCGGGGGCGCGACGCGGCCACCACGGTGATCGAGTTCGGCCCGGGTGAGGCGGCGGGTGCGCGCACGCTGGCCCGGCTCTTCCCCGGGGCGTACGTGCGCGGGACCGCCGGCAGCGGGGTGGCGCTCACCCTCGGGCGGGACTACGCGGCCGCGCCGGCCGCCTCCCCGTCGACGGGCCCGTCCTCGGCGGCCCCCTCGGGGACGCCCGCGCCGGGCCTGCTGTCCGCCGACGCCCTGGAGAAGCCCCGCTCGGCGGACGACGACCCGTGCGCGAACCTCTCGTTCGGGTGA
- a CDS encoding ArsR/SmtB family transcription factor: MTAGVRGFESFEEPFDGSCDPSAEVLAEAAAAFGLLASSARLHLVWALAQGESDVSGLAERVGGALPAISQHLAKLKLAGLVRSRREGRRVVYLVDDPDVVTIVRLMVGQLADRRAGTADGGKGGGRTAPGRTAQADVGAGAGRLRGLGA; encoded by the coding sequence GTGACGGCAGGCGTCAGGGGCTTCGAGAGCTTCGAAGAGCCTTTCGACGGCTCGTGCGACCCGTCGGCGGAGGTCCTGGCCGAGGCCGCCGCCGCGTTCGGCCTGCTCGCCTCGTCCGCCCGGCTGCACCTCGTCTGGGCGCTGGCCCAGGGCGAGAGCGACGTGAGCGGGCTCGCCGAACGCGTCGGCGGCGCGCTGCCCGCGATCAGCCAGCACCTGGCGAAGCTGAAGCTCGCGGGCCTGGTGCGGTCCCGGCGCGAGGGACGCCGGGTGGTGTACCTGGTGGACGACCCCGACGTGGTGACCATCGTGCGGCTGATGGTCGGCCAGCTGGCCGACCGGCGGGCCGGGACGGCCGACGGCGGCAAGGGCGGCGGCCGGACCGCCCCGGGCCGCACCGCCCAGGCGGACGTCGGTGCCGGGGCCGGACGCCTCCGTGGTCTGGGCGCCTGA
- the tatA gene encoding Sec-independent protein translocase subunit TatA, with translation MLRNALEPWHVLVIVLVVVVLFGSKKLPDTARALGKSLRILKSETRALKDDTATAGPPSGAQGDPAGTPTPAPRNAVDSPR, from the coding sequence GTGCTGCGCAACGCCCTGGAGCCCTGGCACGTCCTCGTGATCGTGCTCGTCGTGGTCGTGCTGTTCGGGTCGAAGAAGCTGCCCGACACGGCACGCGCGCTGGGCAAGTCCCTGCGCATCCTCAAGAGCGAGACGAGGGCCCTGAAGGACGACACGGCCACGGCCGGCCCGCCGTCCGGCGCGCAGGGCGACCCGGCCGGCACCCCGACACCCGCGCCCCGCAACGCCGTCGACAGCCCCCGGTGA
- a CDS encoding 1-aminocyclopropane-1-carboxylate deaminase/D-cysteine desulfhydrase: MDGVTSDNPPGTADPAALRPLLPSPLVEVADPRFARRGLRLLLKRDDLIHPDLPGNKWRKLEPNLRAAAASGTRSLLTFGGAYSNHLRATAAAGRLLGFETTGVVRGEELAARPLNPSLARCAADGMRLRFVDRATYRRKTDPEVLAAVAPPGAFVIPEGGSNAAAARGCEALGRELRDVADVVGVACGTGGTLAGLAAGLGRGQRAIGFPVLKGGFLEEEVLRLQREAFGGRRGDWMLDERFHGGGYAKRTPGLDAFADDFEERHGLPLERLYVAKMLYGLTTLAEEGAFTPGTSVVAVITGTAR; this comes from the coding sequence ATGGACGGTGTGACCAGCGACAATCCCCCCGGTACGGCGGACCCCGCCGCGTTGCGGCCGCTGCTGCCGTCGCCCCTCGTCGAGGTGGCGGACCCGCGCTTCGCGCGACGCGGTCTGCGGCTGCTGCTCAAACGGGACGACCTGATACACCCCGACCTGCCGGGCAACAAGTGGCGCAAGCTGGAGCCGAACCTGCGCGCCGCTGCCGCGTCGGGCACCCGCTCGCTGCTCACCTTCGGGGGCGCGTACTCGAACCACCTGCGGGCGACGGCGGCGGCGGGCCGGCTGTTGGGCTTCGAGACGACCGGCGTCGTGCGGGGCGAGGAACTGGCGGCCCGCCCGCTGAACCCTTCGCTGGCCCGCTGCGCGGCGGACGGAATGCGCCTGCGGTTCGTGGATCGCGCGACCTACCGCCGCAAGACGGACCCGGAGGTGCTGGCGGCGGTGGCGCCACCCGGCGCCTTCGTCATCCCGGAGGGAGGCAGCAACGCCGCGGCGGCGCGGGGCTGCGAGGCGCTGGGACGGGAACTGCGGGACGTCGCGGACGTGGTGGGCGTGGCCTGCGGCACGGGCGGCACCCTGGCGGGCCTGGCCGCGGGCCTGGGGAGGGGACAGCGGGCCATCGGCTTCCCGGTGTTGAAGGGCGGCTTCCTGGAGGAGGAAGTGCTCCGCCTCCAGCGGGAGGCCTTCGGGGGGAGACGCGGGGACTGGATGCTGGACGAGCGCTTCCACGGCGGCGGCTACGCGAAGCGCACACCCGGGCTGGACGCGTTCGCGGACGACTTCGAGGAGCGCCACGGCCTGCCGCTGGAACGCCTGTACGTGGCGAAGATGCTGTACGGGCTGACGACGCTGGCAGAGGAGGGCGCGTTCACCCCGGGCACGAGCGTGGTCGCCGTCATCACGGGGACGGCACGATAA
- a CDS encoding HAD family acid phosphatase — MSQSIRTRRVASAVLTATAVTALTLSTAGTAGAAGAAGAATEAAPRHTSGTAGLKGVDYDTWQRDVRAVVAQATPYVTERTAGTAADGRKPAVVLDIDNSSLETDFHWTTFPTPAIRPVLELTRYAHARGAAIFFVTARPGILDSVTEWNLRQVGYPVSGLYVRHLPDLFQDVSTYKTAKRAEIEARGYTIVANIGNHTTDLVGGHAERTFKLPDYDGKLS; from the coding sequence ATGAGCCAATCGATCAGGACGCGACGCGTCGCCTCGGCCGTCCTCACCGCCACCGCCGTCACCGCGCTCACCCTGAGCACGGCAGGAACGGCGGGGGCGGCGGGGGCGGCGGGGGCGGCAACAGAGGCCGCCCCGCGGCACACCTCCGGCACCGCCGGGCTCAAGGGCGTCGACTACGACACCTGGCAGCGCGACGTGCGCGCCGTCGTCGCCCAGGCGACCCCCTACGTCACCGAGCGCACCGCCGGGACCGCCGCCGACGGCCGCAAGCCGGCCGTCGTCCTGGACATCGACAACAGCTCGCTGGAGACGGACTTCCACTGGACGACCTTCCCCACGCCCGCCATCCGGCCCGTCCTGGAGCTCACCCGCTACGCCCACGCGCGCGGCGCCGCCATCTTCTTCGTCACGGCCCGTCCGGGCATCCTCGACTCCGTCACGGAGTGGAACCTGCGTCAGGTCGGCTACCCGGTCAGCGGTCTGTACGTGCGCCACCTCCCGGACCTCTTCCAGGACGTGAGCACCTACAAGACCGCCAAGCGGGCGGAGATCGAGGCGCGGGGCTACACGATCGTCGCCAACATCGGTAACCACACCACCGATCTGGTGGGTGGGCACGCCGAGCGGACCTTCAAGCTCCCCGACTACGACGGCAAGCTGTCCTGA
- a CDS encoding alkaline phosphatase yields MGSRPYRRLAWGAAALLVAGIAVPAAAAASEHGGQSDVSSHGPKKAKNVILLIGDGMGDSEITLARDYTVGAAGRLNMDKFPMTGSYTTYSVDKDGKPDYVTDSAASGTGWATGHKTVNGRISKTPGTDKPMTTILELAQRNGLATGSVTTAELTDATPAVLASHATDRSCAGPADMKACPNDTIAKGGPGSIAEQSVNHKVDVLLGGGKARFDQKITEGPYRGMTVTQQAQKLGYQVVTDNKGLTTARSGKPVLGLFADGNVPVEWTGKAAAVGGTAAQRCVTANPDRKAGTPALEDQARKALDLLDTPKAKKNGFFLQIEGASIDKRDHAADPCGQIGETAAFDRAVKVARDYAAKHPDTLVVTTADHGHTSQIVPLEATPPGLSSTLVTNEGRQLKVNYSTNTPGQAQEHTGTQVRIAAQGPQSQRVLGVTDQTELFTTIRTALSLR; encoded by the coding sequence ATGGGTTCTCGTCCGTACCGCCGTCTCGCCTGGGGCGCCGCCGCACTGCTCGTCGCCGGCATCGCGGTGCCCGCCGCGGCCGCCGCGTCCGAGCACGGCGGCCAGTCGGACGTCTCGAGCCACGGCCCGAAGAAGGCCAAGAACGTCATCCTGCTCATCGGTGACGGCATGGGCGACTCGGAGATCACCCTGGCCCGCGACTACACCGTGGGCGCGGCCGGCCGCCTGAACATGGACAAGTTCCCCATGACCGGCTCCTACACGACGTACTCCGTCGACAAGGACGGCAAGCCGGACTACGTCACCGACTCCGCCGCCAGCGGCACCGGCTGGGCGACCGGCCACAAGACCGTCAACGGCCGGATATCCAAGACGCCCGGCACCGACAAGCCCATGACCACGATCCTGGAGCTGGCCCAGCGCAACGGCCTCGCCACCGGCAGCGTCACCACCGCCGAACTCACCGACGCCACCCCCGCCGTCCTGGCCTCGCACGCCACCGACCGCAGCTGCGCGGGCCCGGCCGACATGAAGGCGTGCCCGAACGACACGATCGCCAAGGGCGGCCCCGGCTCCATCGCCGAGCAGAGCGTGAACCACAAGGTGGACGTGCTCCTGGGCGGCGGCAAGGCCCGCTTCGACCAGAAGATCACCGAAGGCCCGTACCGGGGCATGACCGTCACCCAGCAGGCCCAGAAGCTCGGCTACCAGGTCGTCACCGACAACAAGGGCCTGACCACCGCCCGCTCCGGCAAGCCCGTCCTCGGCCTCTTCGCCGACGGCAACGTCCCCGTCGAGTGGACCGGCAAGGCCGCGGCCGTCGGCGGCACCGCCGCCCAGCGCTGCGTGACCGCCAACCCCGACCGTAAGGCCGGCACCCCCGCCCTGGAGGACCAGGCCCGCAAGGCCCTGGACCTGCTGGACACCCCCAAGGCCAAGAAGAACGGCTTCTTCCTCCAGATCGAGGGGGCGTCCATCGACAAGCGCGACCACGCCGCCGACCCGTGCGGCCAGATCGGCGAGACCGCCGCCTTCGACCGCGCCGTCAAGGTCGCCCGCGACTACGCCGCGAAGCACCCCGACACCCTGGTCGTCACCACCGCCGACCACGGCCACACCAGCCAGATCGTCCCGCTGGAGGCCACCCCGCCCGGCCTCTCCTCGACCCTGGTCACCAACGAGGGCCGGCAGCTGAAGGTCAACTACTCCACCAACACGCCGGGCCAGGCGCAGGAGCACACCGGCACCCAGGTCCGCATCGCCGCCCAGGGCCCGCAGTCCCAGCGCGTCCTCGGCGTCACCGACCAGACCGAGCTGTTCACCACGATCCGCACGGCGCTGTCGCTGCGCTGA
- a CDS encoding DUF3592 domain-containing protein, whose amino-acid sequence MTLGALAMVAGAVLRRRRLKAAWSGGIAVQGRCLRTYVTTTVWRRGHHESASSSLSHVYEFTDQDGRTRRFEEDGRGTVFEGDAVVVRYPPGRPDRATALEPDDPRARAKTRLQMGFGVFATLLCVAATAVFLTATSVFQSAKDEVDDFRKRPPAEQRQEPRQPSATGWPAELPAPPVTLPTDLPVPPGPPMPSDPPMPPGFPAKHP is encoded by the coding sequence ATGACGCTCGGCGCACTCGCCATGGTGGCCGGGGCCGTGCTGCGCCGACGGCGCCTCAAGGCCGCCTGGTCCGGCGGGATCGCCGTGCAGGGGCGCTGCCTGCGCACCTACGTGACCACCACCGTGTGGCGGCGCGGGCACCACGAGAGCGCGTCGAGCTCGCTCAGCCACGTCTACGAGTTCACCGACCAGGACGGGCGCACCAGGCGCTTCGAGGAGGACGGGCGCGGGACGGTCTTCGAGGGCGACGCGGTCGTCGTCCGGTATCCGCCGGGACGCCCCGACCGGGCCACCGCGCTGGAGCCCGACGATCCGCGGGCCCGGGCGAAGACACGCCTGCAGATGGGCTTCGGCGTGTTCGCCACGCTCCTGTGCGTCGCGGCGACCGCCGTCTTCCTCACGGCGACCTCCGTCTTCCAGTCCGCGAAGGACGAGGTGGACGACTTCCGCAAGCGCCCGCCGGCGGAACAGCGGCAGGAGCCCCGCCAGCCGTCGGCCACCGGCTGGCCCGCCGAGCTGCCCGCGCCGCCCGTGACCCTGCCCACGGACCTGCCGGTGCCTCCTGGCCCGCCCATGCCCTCGGACCCGCCGATGCCCCCGGGGTTCCCGGCGAAGCACCCCTGA
- the mgtA gene encoding magnesium-translocating P-type ATPase, with translation MPGPDASVVWAPEARTAPGPGGGTTLEVLRALESGPRGLTEAEAEARLTHHGENVFAGRRPASWPRRFARSLRDPFTAVLLGLGLVSAAVAAWGTACVIAALVTVSGVLRATGEHRADRSAAALRDLVATTATVRRRATASAPPTARELPVDQLVPGDVVLLAPGDLVPADLRLLRATGLSVHEAALTGESAPAARNAQDPCLQGGSVVSGTGSGVVVATGRDTVLSGALPTPRHRSAPGPFHRSVNGIAWTLIRFMLLVAPLVVIAGALLRGRGLETLPFAVAVAVGLTPEMLPVIVTTALARGAALLARDREVIVRRLPALHDLGAVDTLCVDKTGTLTQDRPVVARALDADGHDDPDVLRWAAVNALWTVHLAELPVPDALDEAVLDAAEADAPGYEAEYEGVDALPCGPGRRLSTAVVRRPGDPRFALARTHTLVVKGAPEDVLDRCALAPAERERLVHRAADLAADGLRVLAVARAERPACEGPYTPADEHGLTFAGFVALSDAPAPTAAEALAELARRGVAVKVLTGDHPGTAARICRDLGLHPGAVLTADRLDALGDAELVRVARRTTVFARCSPEHKARVVEALRAGGRTTGFLGDGVNDLAALHAADVGICPRGGVDVAREAADVVLASKDLTALERAIVVGRRSTANIGSYLRITLSSNVGNVIAMLVAGLALPFLPMLPAQVLTQNLFFDAAQLALAFDDPGREAAARPAVLRPRALLRFVAGFGALNAAADLATFAVLALTAGEGPFHAGWFTENLLTQAAVMLLLRSGAGHAPGPLRFAVAGLGVAGLLLPVSPVGAALGMAPLSPLCYGLVGVVLALYGAALTVARRGWFGPR, from the coding sequence GTGCCGGGGCCGGACGCCTCCGTGGTCTGGGCGCCTGAGGCCCGTACGGCCCCCGGCCCGGGCGGCGGCACCACCCTGGAGGTCCTGCGCGCCCTGGAGAGCGGGCCGCGCGGGCTCACCGAGGCGGAGGCGGAAGCCCGCCTGACCCACCACGGCGAGAACGTCTTCGCGGGCCGGCGCCCGGCCTCCTGGCCGCGCCGCTTCGCGCGCAGCCTGCGTGACCCCTTCACCGCCGTGCTCCTCGGCCTCGGCCTGGTCTCGGCGGCCGTGGCCGCCTGGGGCACCGCCTGCGTCATCGCCGCGCTGGTCACGGTCAGCGGCGTCCTGCGCGCCACCGGCGAGCACCGCGCCGACCGCTCGGCGGCCGCCCTGCGCGACCTGGTCGCCACGACGGCCACGGTGCGCCGCCGCGCGACAGCGTCCGCGCCGCCCACGGCCCGTGAACTGCCGGTCGACCAGCTCGTCCCCGGAGACGTGGTGCTGCTCGCCCCCGGCGACCTGGTCCCGGCCGACCTGCGGCTGCTGCGCGCGACGGGGCTGTCCGTGCACGAGGCCGCGCTGACCGGCGAGTCCGCGCCGGCCGCCAGGAACGCCCAGGACCCCTGCCTCCAGGGCGGCAGCGTCGTCTCCGGCACCGGCAGCGGCGTGGTCGTCGCCACCGGCCGCGACACGGTGCTCTCCGGCGCCCTTCCCACGCCGCGCCACCGCAGCGCACCCGGCCCCTTCCACCGCTCGGTCAACGGCATCGCCTGGACGCTCATCCGCTTCATGCTGCTCGTCGCGCCCCTGGTGGTGATCGCCGGCGCGCTGCTGCGCGGACGGGGCCTGGAGACGCTGCCGTTCGCCGTCGCCGTGGCCGTCGGGCTGACGCCCGAGATGCTGCCCGTCATCGTGACCACCGCGCTGGCGCGCGGGGCCGCGCTGCTCGCGCGGGACCGCGAGGTGATCGTGCGACGGCTGCCCGCCCTGCACGACCTGGGCGCGGTGGACACTCTCTGCGTGGACAAGACGGGCACCCTCACCCAGGACCGGCCCGTCGTCGCCCGCGCCCTCGACGCGGACGGCCACGACGACCCGGACGTCCTGCGCTGGGCCGCCGTCAACGCCCTGTGGACCGTGCACCTGGCCGAGCTGCCGGTGCCGGACGCCCTGGACGAGGCGGTCCTGGACGCCGCCGAGGCGGACGCGCCGGGGTACGAGGCGGAGTACGAGGGCGTCGACGCGCTCCCCTGCGGGCCCGGCCGGCGGCTCTCCACGGCCGTCGTCCGCCGCCCCGGCGACCCCCGCTTCGCCCTCGCGCGGACGCACACGCTCGTCGTCAAGGGCGCGCCCGAGGACGTCCTGGACCGCTGCGCCCTGGCCCCGGCGGAGCGCGAGCGGCTCGTCCACCGCGCCGCGGACCTGGCCGCCGACGGGCTCCGGGTGCTCGCCGTGGCCCGGGCCGAACGGCCCGCGTGCGAGGGCCCGTACACGCCCGCCGACGAGCACGGCCTGACCTTCGCCGGCTTCGTGGCCCTGAGCGACGCCCCCGCCCCCACGGCGGCCGAGGCGCTCGCCGAGCTGGCGCGCCGGGGCGTGGCGGTCAAGGTCCTCACCGGCGACCACCCCGGCACCGCGGCCCGTATCTGCCGCGACCTGGGCCTTCACCCGGGCGCGGTCCTGACCGCCGACCGCCTCGACGCGCTCGGCGACGCGGAGCTGGTCCGCGTCGCCCGCCGCACCACCGTCTTCGCCCGGTGCTCCCCCGAGCACAAGGCCCGCGTCGTCGAGGCGCTGCGGGCCGGGGGCCGCACCACCGGCTTCCTCGGGGACGGCGTCAACGACCTGGCCGCGCTGCACGCCGCCGACGTGGGGATCTGCCCGCGCGGCGGCGTGGACGTGGCGCGGGAGGCGGCGGACGTGGTGCTGGCCTCGAAGGACCTGACCGCGCTGGAACGGGCCATCGTGGTGGGCCGGCGCAGCACCGCGAACATCGGCTCCTACCTGCGGATCACGCTGTCGTCGAACGTCGGCAACGTGATCGCGATGCTGGTGGCCGGGCTGGCGCTGCCGTTCCTGCCGATGCTGCCGGCGCAGGTGCTGACGCAGAACCTGTTCTTCGACGCGGCGCAGCTCGCGCTGGCCTTCGACGACCCGGGGCGGGAGGCCGCCGCCCGCCCGGCGGTGCTGCGGCCGCGGGCGCTGTTGCGCTTCGTGGCGGGGTTCGGGGCGCTGAACGCGGCGGCGGACCTGGCGACCTTCGCGGTGCTGGCCCTGACGGCCGGCGAGGGGCCGTTCCACGCCGGCTGGTTCACGGAGAACCTGCTGACGCAGGCGGCGGTGATGCTGCTGCTGCGGTCGGGGGCGGGGCACGCCCCCGGGCCGCTGCGGTTCGCCGTGGCGGGGCTGGGCGTCGCGGGGCTGCTGCTGCCGGTGTCGCCCGTGGGGGCGGCGCTGGGGATGGCGCCGCTCTCGCCGCTCTGCTACGGGCTGGTGGGCGTGGTGCTGGCGCTGTACGGCGCGGCGCTCACGGTGGCCCGGCGGGGGTGGTTCGGTCCCCGGTGA
- a CDS encoding beta-ketoacyl-ACP synthase III, giving the protein MTGSRVLALGHYQPARVLTNDELATMVDTSDEWIRSRVGIRTRRIAAPDETVASMATEAAAKALAGSGLPPAEIDLVLVATCTAVDRSPNTAARVAAALGLASPAVMDVNVVCAGFTHALASADHAIRAGSARNALVIGVEKFTAVTDWTDRTTCVLVGDGAGAAVVTASDEPGIGPVVWGSVPQMSHAVRIEGTPSRFAQEGQSVYRWATTQLPPIARQVCERAGVAPEELAAVVLHQANLRIIEPVARRLGAVNAIVASDVTESGNTSAASIPLALSKLVASGRVETGAPVLLFGFGGNLSYAGQVIRCP; this is encoded by the coding sequence ATGACCGGGTCTCGTGTACTGGCCCTCGGCCACTACCAGCCAGCCAGGGTGCTCACCAACGACGAACTGGCCACCATGGTCGACACCAGCGACGAGTGGATCCGCTCACGGGTGGGCATCCGCACCCGCCGGATCGCCGCGCCCGACGAGACGGTGGCCTCCATGGCCACCGAGGCCGCGGCCAAGGCCCTCGCGGGCAGCGGCCTGCCGCCCGCCGAGATCGACCTCGTCCTCGTCGCCACCTGCACCGCGGTCGACCGCAGCCCCAACACGGCCGCACGCGTCGCAGCCGCCCTGGGCCTCGCCTCGCCGGCCGTCATGGACGTCAACGTCGTCTGCGCCGGCTTCACCCACGCCCTGGCCTCCGCCGACCACGCCATCCGCGCCGGGTCGGCGCGCAACGCGCTGGTCATCGGCGTGGAGAAGTTCACGGCCGTCACCGACTGGACCGACCGCACCACCTGCGTCCTCGTCGGCGACGGCGCCGGGGCGGCCGTGGTCACCGCGTCCGACGAGCCCGGCATCGGGCCTGTCGTGTGGGGCTCGGTCCCGCAGATGAGCCACGCCGTCCGCATCGAGGGCACGCCCTCGCGCTTCGCGCAGGAGGGCCAGTCCGTCTACCGCTGGGCCACGACGCAGCTGCCGCCGATCGCCCGCCAGGTGTGCGAACGGGCGGGGGTCGCGCCCGAGGAGCTGGCGGCGGTGGTCCTGCACCAGGCGAACCTCCGCATCATCGAACCGGTGGCGCGGAGGCTGGGGGCGGTGAACGCGATCGTGGCCAGCGACGTGACGGAGTCCGGCAACACGTCGGCGGCGAGCATCCCGCTGGCGCTGTCGAAGCTCGTGGCCTCGGGGCGGGTGGAGACGGGCGCGCCGGTGCTGCTGTTCGGTTTCGGCGGCAACCTGTCGTACGCGGGCCAGGTCATCCGCTGCCCCTGA